From the genome of bacterium, one region includes:
- the tsaE gene encoding tRNA (adenosine(37)-N6)-threonylcarbamoyltransferase complex ATPase subunit type 1 TsaE, with protein sequence MKNSGKHTRRHRRTVVSRSAQATIRLGQAIARILNVGDVVYLYGDLGSGKTTLTKGIARGLGIKTRVTSSSFVIATEYRGKIRLSHVDLYRLSGQDIENLPLDEYLAEDGVTVIEWSERLRLTRVQKQSGLHVHIAIRGQKNREFIIEDLRD encoded by the coding sequence ATGAAAAACTCAGGCAAGCATACCCGCCGGCATCGCAGGACCGTGGTCTCGAGATCGGCCCAGGCAACGATCAGACTGGGTCAGGCTATCGCCCGGATATTGAATGTCGGTGACGTGGTATATCTTTATGGTGATCTGGGCAGCGGCAAGACCACGTTAACCAAGGGCATTGCCCGGGGACTGGGGATCAAGACCCGCGTGACCAGCTCGAGTTTTGTCATCGCTACCGAATACCGCGGCAAGATTCGGCTTTCCCATGTTGACCTGTACCGGTTAAGCGGACAGGACATAGAAAATCTGCCGCTGGATGAATACCTGGCAGAAGATGGCGTGACGGTCATCGAATGGTCAGAGAGACTGCGCCTGACACGGGTCCAGAAGCAAAGCGGGCTGCACGTGCATATCGCCATCAGGGGACAAAAGAACAGGGAGTTTATCATTGAAGATCTTAGGGATTGA
- a CDS encoding PhzF family phenazine biosynthesis protein gives MPKWIKAKKMSAFTSVAYGGNPAWVVISAEGLSDDEMKLMANDLNPLSDTAFVLPESTSEADIYLRFFCGSGEVNFSGHAAIATYFALGGENVIRMVEPEFIVRQRTKAGIQFVELRVKSEKVTRATMSLSKPNYLDVEINPVQVARILRLPPNEIPFDQIPMDIISTGFYDLIVPIKTLSAMKNINPDFPLMDSFCTRVGIQGVVTYCQETFDAGDTAFMRHFAPAVGINEDPISGAAAGSLGCFLIRRKLIEPSSFSRIIIEQGYMQNRPGKVYVHVECTLDQILRVKVGGNAVLTFTGYILTPS, from the coding sequence ATGCCTAAGTGGATAAAGGCTAAGAAAATGAGCGCTTTCACGTCGGTCGCGTACGGGGGCAACCCTGCCTGGGTTGTGATCAGCGCCGAGGGGCTGTCCGACGACGAAATGAAGCTCATGGCGAACGACCTGAACCCCCTCTCGGACACGGCCTTTGTCCTGCCGGAATCGACATCCGAAGCCGATATCTACCTGCGTTTTTTCTGCGGCAGCGGCGAGGTAAATTTCTCCGGGCACGCGGCGATCGCAACGTATTTCGCTCTGGGTGGCGAGAATGTCATCCGTATGGTCGAGCCCGAGTTCATCGTGCGACAGCGGACCAAGGCCGGTATCCAGTTCGTCGAGCTCCGGGTAAAGAGCGAAAAGGTCACCCGGGCGACCATGTCTTTATCCAAGCCGAACTACCTGGATGTCGAGATCAACCCGGTCCAGGTCGCGCGGATCCTGCGGCTGCCGCCAAACGAGATACCTTTTGATCAAATACCGATGGACATCATCTCCACGGGGTTCTATGACCTGATCGTGCCGATAAAGACGCTCAGTGCCATGAAAAACATCAATCCTGATTTTCCCCTGATGGACAGTTTCTGCACGCGGGTCGGTATCCAGGGCGTGGTTACTTACTGCCAGGAAACATTTGACGCCGGGGACACGGCGTTCATGCGTCACTTCGCGCCTGCGGTCGGCATCAACGAGGACCCGATATCCGGCGCTGCGGCCGGAAGCCTTGGTTGTTTTCTGATCCGGAGAAAACTCATCGAACCATCGAGTTTTTCGCGGATCATAATTGAACAGGGCTACATGCAGAACCGGCCCGGCAAAGTGTACGTGCACGTGGAATGCACGCTGGACCAGATCCTACGGGTCAAAGTCGGCGGCAACGCGGTGCTAACCTTTACCGGTTACATCCTGACCCCGTCCTGA
- a CDS encoding type III pantothenate kinase: protein MVIAIDAGNTNIHWGWFSGSRLARRAVCPSEDFNAAKGASVIKRGLGRIGHDRVEGAVIVSVSPVLTRKLLRCLTHAHPGVKPVIVSARLKSPLKYGYQRPGTLGADRVANAVGALIRYQNDVVVISAGTATTIDVIFKDGWFPGGMIMPGIETGLWALTRKTALLKNVRLRTPKRTIGHSTGECLRSGILFGHAHMVQSLLELIARQYRRRFLCVVTGGWGKFIASHVRGITRYDRDLSLYGALQLYRGNDLQ, encoded by the coding sequence ATGGTGATCGCGATCGACGCTGGCAATACGAATATCCACTGGGGCTGGTTTTCGGGCAGCCGTCTTGCCAGGCGCGCGGTCTGCCCGAGTGAGGATTTTAACGCGGCGAAAGGCGCATCGGTTATCAAGCGCGGTCTGGGCAGGATAGGTCATGATCGTGTCGAGGGTGCGGTGATCGTTTCAGTCTCGCCGGTCCTGACGCGTAAGCTTCTGCGTTGCCTGACCCATGCGCATCCCGGTGTCAAACCCGTGATCGTTTCGGCCCGGCTGAAAAGCCCACTGAAGTACGGATACCAGCGTCCGGGGACCCTGGGCGCGGATCGGGTCGCGAACGCTGTCGGCGCGCTGATCCGTTACCAAAATGACGTGGTGGTGATCTCCGCGGGTACGGCCACGACGATCGACGTGATCTTTAAAGACGGCTGGTTTCCGGGCGGCATGATCATGCCGGGGATCGAAACCGGGCTTTGGGCACTGACCAGGAAGACCGCTTTGTTGAAAAATGTAAGGCTGAGAACGCCCAAAAGAACCATCGGCCACAGCACCGGCGAATGCCTGCGGTCCGGGATCCTGTTCGGACACGCGCACATGGTCCAATCGCTGTTGGAGCTTATCGCGCGCCAGTACCGCCGGCGGTTCCTCTGCGTGGTCACCGGCGGCTGGGGCAAGTTCATTGCATCGCATGTCCGGGGGATCACCCGCTATGACCGGGACCTGAGTTTGTACGGCGCTCTGCAATTGTACCGCGGCAACGATCTCCAATGA
- a CDS encoding biotin--[acetyl-CoA-carboxylase] ligase produces the protein MFERILKYQAVSSTQDIARRLVDRKKPVAIYALCQRRGRGRSSRVWFSPPGGLYLSLVVFPGVRASSIPLLAALVVIRVLEDHGLSGLVIHWPNDVMINSRKVCGILCEEHDQAVICGIGLNVNTEKFPKNLTSATSMMLETGKEYNLNDIGQSIVHRFERLYAKIRGRRSIGRYIHRYVTGIGEAVEIITSARKYYGSVMGVDDDWALLLRDDNGVIRKFYYGDVRRLRW, from the coding sequence ATGTTCGAAAGGATCCTTAAATACCAGGCGGTGTCATCCACCCAGGACATCGCCCGCAGACTCGTGGACAGGAAAAAACCGGTCGCGATATACGCTTTGTGCCAGCGGCGCGGCCGGGGCCGCAGTTCGCGCGTGTGGTTCTCGCCGCCTGGCGGTCTCTACCTGTCGCTGGTGGTTTTCCCCGGTGTTCGTGCAAGTTCGATCCCGCTCCTGGCAGCGCTGGTGGTCATCAGGGTACTGGAAGATCATGGATTGTCCGGTTTGGTGATCCACTGGCCCAATGATGTTATGATCAACAGCCGCAAGGTATGCGGCATCCTGTGCGAGGAGCACGATCAGGCGGTCATCTGCGGTATCGGTCTGAACGTCAATACCGAAAAATTTCCAAAAAATCTTACCAGCGCGACATCGATGATGCTGGAAACCGGGAAGGAATATAACCTGAACGATATCGGACAGTCGATCGTGCACCGATTCGAAAGGCTGTATGCGAAGATCCGCGGCCGGCGCTCGATCGGCCGCTACATTCACCGCTATGTGACCGGGATCGGCGAGGCGGTCGAGATCATCACCAGCGCGAGGAAATATTACGGAAGTGTCATGGGCGTGGATGATGACTGGGCATTGCTCCTACGGGATGATAACGGCGTTATCAGGAAATTTTATTATGGCGACGTACGCAGGCTAAGATGGTGA
- a CDS encoding HD-GYP domain-containing protein codes for MKKNGGRINLEEIIRCLGAVTMTLRQNPKKALSDLRALGQAIDDQVPYRDGHSLRVTDHCMAMADHLGFDDNEKVVLEVAALLHDFGKIGIDEAILMKPQQLTPEEKLEINMHVMRGYYMLAGFNELIEALRGIKSHHECYDGTGHPEGLVKNQIPLIGRIIAVADAYDAMTSKRPYRKALTHEQALQELKNNAGIQFDPAIVKIFIKYLSEKKTSRLAAT; via the coding sequence ATGAAAAAGAACGGAGGTCGCATAAACCTTGAAGAGATCATCCGATGCCTTGGCGCGGTCACCATGACACTCAGGCAGAATCCTAAAAAAGCGCTATCCGATCTCCGGGCATTAGGACAAGCCATCGACGACCAGGTTCCCTACCGTGACGGCCACAGCCTGCGGGTGACCGATCACTGCATGGCGATGGCCGATCACCTGGGATTTGACGACAATGAAAAGGTCGTGCTTGAAGTGGCGGCGCTGCTGCATGATTTCGGCAAGATCGGCATTGATGAAGCCATTTTGATGAAACCTCAGCAGCTGACGCCGGAGGAAAAATTAGAGATCAATATGCACGTCATGCGGGGATACTACATGCTGGCCGGGTTCAACGAGCTCATCGAAGCGCTCAGGGGTATTAAGAGCCACCACGAGTGTTACGACGGAACCGGTCATCCGGAAGGGCTGGTCAAAAACCAGATCCCGCTGATCGGCAGGATCATCGCCGTGGCCGATGCGTATGACGCGATGACGTCCAAGAGACCATACCGGAAAGCCCTGACCCATGAACAAGCACTCCAGGAGCTCAAGAACAATGCCGGCATCCAGTTTGATCCGGCGATCGTAAAGATATTCATTAAGTATCTCTCTGAGAAAAAAACATCACGGCTGGCGGCTACTTGA
- a CDS encoding DedA family protein: MLEWLTGQGKIVAYLLLLACALLESLVPPFPSDIFVLLFAFLAGQGRFDVILIYLAAVTGSICGIMVLYTVGITHGEAVLRLLSKGVLARLVPVDMIARARAKFMQRGDWLLLLNRFLPGARAVIGFTAGLTRLKSGRVFYLSLASVAAWNLFLIIAGFYVGKTWDQASVFLRNYSIGAVVIIVIVLMIITYLYFRKRK; the protein is encoded by the coding sequence ATGCTTGAATGGCTGACCGGACAGGGAAAGATCGTCGCCTACTTGCTCCTGCTTGCCTGCGCGCTGCTGGAGAGTCTGGTGCCGCCATTTCCCTCGGATATTTTCGTCCTGCTTTTTGCTTTTCTCGCCGGGCAGGGCAGGTTTGACGTAATCTTGATATACCTGGCAGCGGTTACGGGCAGTATTTGCGGGATCATGGTCCTTTACACGGTCGGCATTACTCATGGCGAAGCGGTCCTGCGTCTTCTTTCCAAAGGCGTGCTTGCCAGGCTGGTGCCAGTGGATATGATCGCAAGGGCGCGGGCGAAATTCATGCAACGTGGTGACTGGCTGCTACTGCTCAACCGTTTTTTGCCAGGCGCAAGGGCGGTCATCGGTTTCACTGCCGGGCTCACCAGGCTAAAAAGCGGCAGGGTATTCTATCTGAGCCTGGCCAGCGTGGCAGCCTGGAACTTGTTTCTTATCATTGCCGGATTTTACGTAGGCAAGACCTGGGACCAGGCCTCGGTTTTCCTGCGCAACTACAGCATCGGTGCGGTCGTGATCATCGTGATTGTCCTCATGATCATCACTTACCTTTATTTCCGTAAAAGAAAATAG